The following coding sequences lie in one Mesorhizobium sp. DCY119 genomic window:
- a CDS encoding DEAD/DEAH box helicase — translation MTDFELMAPALAAALASRGYETLTPVQRAMLTPEARDADLLVSAQTGSGKTVAFGIAIAPTLLEGRERFGAAGLPLALIVAPTRELALQVRRELEWLYRETGARIGSCVGGMDMRTERRALADGAHIVVGTPGRLRDHITRGSLDISELRAVVLDEADEMLDLGFRDDLEFILAAAPAERRTLLFSATVPNQIAQLAKRFQRDAHRITAEGESDQHSDIEYQQILVAAADRENAIINTLLFFDSQNTIVFCHTREAVKHLTSRLSNRGFAVVSLSGELSQAERTNALQSMRDGRARVCVATDVAARGIDLPNLGLVIHADLPTNPDTLLHRSGRTGRAGRKGICTLIVPLHRRGAASRVLKLAKLTARTVPAPTASDIERHNREQILEDPALSVAPTEDEVAFVAELMKAHGAENIAAAYLRLQLAARPAPEELMDAPTHFAERAPRGEGRGDAAPRDRSDFDNGVWFRVTVGRKHRAEPRWLLPMICKAGHITKRAVGSIKINDTDSHFEIAGDKANSFWAAVKETGTGEKGVTIQKIDGKAPAPEAAAAPSWNNEKKGKFKPNKSKPRTEGFSGEPPHKKPKKKFNKAKPA, via the coding sequence ATGACCGACTTTGAACTGATGGCGCCCGCGCTGGCTGCCGCACTCGCATCGCGTGGATACGAGACCCTCACCCCTGTCCAGCGCGCTATGCTGACCCCGGAGGCGCGCGACGCCGACCTTCTGGTCTCTGCGCAGACCGGTTCCGGCAAGACCGTGGCCTTCGGCATCGCCATTGCCCCGACCCTGCTTGAAGGGCGCGAACGTTTTGGCGCCGCCGGCCTGCCACTTGCCTTGATCGTCGCGCCGACGCGCGAACTGGCCTTGCAGGTTCGCCGCGAGCTCGAATGGCTTTATCGCGAAACCGGTGCCCGCATCGGCTCCTGTGTTGGCGGCATGGACATGCGCACGGAACGCCGCGCTCTAGCGGATGGCGCGCACATCGTCGTCGGAACACCCGGCCGCCTGCGTGACCACATCACGCGCGGCTCGCTGGATATCTCCGAGCTTCGCGCCGTCGTGCTCGACGAGGCCGACGAAATGCTCGATCTAGGCTTCCGCGACGATCTCGAATTCATTCTCGCAGCCGCCCCGGCCGAGCGCCGCACGCTTCTGTTTTCGGCCACCGTTCCAAATCAGATCGCGCAGCTGGCCAAGCGCTTCCAGCGCGACGCCCACCGCATCACCGCTGAGGGCGAAAGCGACCAGCACAGCGACATCGAATACCAGCAGATCCTGGTAGCCGCCGCCGATCGCGAAAACGCCATCATCAACACGCTGCTGTTCTTCGATTCCCAGAACACCATCGTCTTCTGCCATACGCGCGAAGCGGTGAAGCATCTGACGAGCCGCCTTTCCAATCGCGGCTTTGCCGTGGTTTCGCTGTCGGGCGAACTCAGCCAAGCCGAGCGTACCAACGCGCTGCAGTCGATGCGCGACGGCAGGGCCCGCGTCTGCGTGGCGACTGACGTCGCGGCGCGCGGCATCGACCTGCCCAATCTCGGTCTGGTCATTCATGCCGATCTGCCAACCAACCCCGACACGCTCCTCCACCGCAGCGGCCGCACCGGACGCGCCGGCCGCAAGGGCATCTGCACGCTGATCGTGCCGCTTCACCGCCGCGGCGCTGCAAGCCGCGTGCTGAAACTGGCGAAATTGACGGCACGCACCGTGCCCGCACCGACCGCCAGCGATATCGAGCGTCACAACCGCGAACAAATCCTTGAAGATCCGGCACTTTCGGTCGCTCCGACCGAGGATGAGGTCGCTTTCGTCGCAGAGCTGATGAAGGCACACGGCGCCGAAAACATCGCTGCCGCCTATCTGCGGCTGCAGCTTGCCGCGCGCCCTGCGCCTGAAGAGCTGATGGACGCGCCGACGCACTTTGCCGAGCGTGCGCCGCGTGGCGAAGGCCGCGGCGATGCCGCACCACGCGACCGCAGTGATTTCGACAATGGCGTCTGGTTCCGCGTCACGGTCGGCCGCAAGCATCGTGCCGAGCCGCGCTGGCTGCTGCCGATGATCTGCAAGGCCGGGCACATCACCAAGCGTGCGGTCGGCTCTATCAAGATCAACGACACCGACAGCCATTTCGAGATCGCCGGCGACAAGGCAAATAGCTTCTGGGCGGCGGTCAAGGAAACCGGCACCGGCGAAAAGGGCGTGACGATCCAGAAGATCGACGGCAAGGCCCCTGCCCCCGAAGCTGCAGCCGCCCCTTCCTGGAACAACGAGAAGAAGGGCAAGTTCAAGCCCAACAAATCCAAGCCCAGAACCGAGGGTTTTTCAGGCGAGCCGCCGCACAAGAAGCCGAAGAAGAAGTTCAACAAGGCAAAACCCGCCTGA
- a CDS encoding sulfurtransferase/chromate resistance protein, with product MPRRISAQDLIALTGTDRFPHVVDVRREAVFKESPTRIAAAVWRDHMKTAEWSPEFRDGEQIVVYCTHGHNVSEIAAAGLARAGADVAILDGGIDDYEEAGGVLVARAGTGVDVAAGPSVWVTRERPKIDRIACPWLIRRFIDPFAVFHFVAAEWVKDVAEEIGAIPYDIQDVHYSHRGEGCTFDTLIAEFGLSDAPLLHLARIVRGADTARLDIEPQAAGLLAVSLGLSATEQDDLRQLEKGMVIYDAMYGWCRHAADERHNWPVAA from the coding sequence ATGCCACGGAGAATTTCAGCCCAGGACCTTATCGCTTTGACCGGGACCGACCGGTTTCCGCATGTCGTCGATGTTCGCCGCGAGGCCGTTTTCAAGGAGTCGCCGACGCGCATAGCGGCGGCGGTATGGCGCGATCATATGAAGACCGCGGAATGGTCGCCTGAATTTCGTGATGGAGAGCAGATCGTCGTCTATTGCACGCATGGGCACAATGTCAGCGAGATAGCGGCTGCAGGGCTTGCCCGTGCCGGGGCCGACGTCGCGATCCTTGACGGCGGCATTGATGATTATGAAGAGGCCGGAGGCGTTCTGGTCGCGCGCGCCGGGACCGGTGTCGATGTTGCCGCCGGACCAAGCGTCTGGGTGACGCGGGAGCGGCCAAAGATCGATCGCATCGCCTGTCCTTGGCTTATCCGGCGGTTTATCGATCCATTCGCGGTTTTTCATTTTGTTGCAGCGGAATGGGTGAAGGATGTCGCCGAAGAAATCGGAGCGATTCCTTATGATATCCAGGATGTCCATTATTCGCATCGCGGGGAGGGCTGCACCTTCGACACGCTCATTGCGGAGTTCGGCCTTTCCGATGCGCCGCTTCTCCATCTGGCGCGGATAGTGCGCGGTGCGGACACGGCCCGGCTGGATATCGAGCCACAGGCGGCGGGTCTTCTGGCTGTCTCGCTTGGACTTTCAGCAACCGAGCAGGATGATTTGCGGCAGCTGGAAAAGGGCATGGTCATCTATGATGCAATGTATGGCTGGTGCAGGCATGCAGCCGACGAGCGCCACAACTGGCCGGTGGCAGCATGA
- the chrA gene encoding chromate efflux transporter has protein sequence MTMVENAVVSEPGFELPAPTFAEATKVFAKIGFLSFGGPAGQIALMHRILVDEKRWLDEPRFLHALNYCMLLPGPEAMQLATYSGWLLHGVRGGLIAGLLFVLPGAVVITLLSAIYMTVGDVPLVQGLLFGLKAAVLAVVLEALIKVSKRALKGGFMVALAVAAFVAIAFLKVPFPVIIAVAALCGAAAHFFTARQPIPDDEQEASIPVAAMPEWTQPSWRRFLTTLSVWLVIWFVPLAVLHVALGGANVFAAESLFFSKMAAVTFGGAYAVLAYVAQQAVEVHGWLKPDEMLTGLGLAETTPGPLILVLVFVGFLGGARLSGFEPPIGGLAGALVTLWFTFVPCFLWIFVGAPFVETVRNIRWLAGSLGAVTAAVVGIIANLAVWFSLHVLFGHVGEWKVGPFTLPVPDFSSLDIAAGVIAIAAGVALIRWHANMIAVLVAAALAGMVWTLV, from the coding sequence ATGACGATGGTTGAGAACGCAGTCGTGTCGGAGCCGGGTTTCGAGTTGCCCGCGCCGACCTTCGCCGAAGCGACGAAGGTCTTCGCCAAGATCGGGTTTTTGTCGTTCGGAGGGCCTGCCGGGCAGATCGCGCTGATGCACCGGATACTGGTGGACGAGAAGCGCTGGCTCGACGAGCCGCGATTTCTGCATGCGCTGAACTACTGCATGCTCCTGCCGGGGCCGGAGGCGATGCAGCTGGCGACCTATTCGGGCTGGTTGCTGCATGGGGTCCGCGGCGGGCTGATCGCCGGGCTGCTGTTCGTGCTGCCGGGAGCCGTCGTCATCACGCTGCTGTCGGCGATCTATATGACGGTTGGCGACGTGCCGCTGGTTCAGGGCCTGCTGTTCGGGTTGAAGGCTGCCGTGCTGGCGGTCGTTCTGGAGGCGCTGATCAAGGTTTCGAAGCGGGCGCTGAAGGGCGGTTTCATGGTCGCGCTGGCCGTGGCGGCATTTGTCGCCATCGCCTTTCTGAAGGTGCCGTTTCCGGTGATCATCGCAGTTGCGGCGCTGTGCGGGGCGGCGGCACATTTTTTTACTGCCAGACAGCCAATTCCCGACGATGAGCAGGAAGCATCTATTCCTGTTGCCGCCATGCCGGAGTGGACTCAGCCAAGCTGGCGACGTTTCCTGACGACGCTGTCCGTCTGGCTGGTGATCTGGTTCGTGCCGCTCGCGGTTTTACATGTAGCGCTCGGCGGGGCGAATGTCTTTGCAGCAGAGTCGCTGTTCTTTTCGAAGATGGCGGCCGTCACTTTCGGTGGTGCCTATGCGGTGCTGGCCTATGTCGCGCAGCAGGCCGTGGAGGTTCATGGCTGGCTGAAGCCAGACGAGATGCTGACCGGGCTCGGCCTTGCCGAGACCACGCCGGGGCCTCTCATTTTGGTGCTGGTGTTCGTCGGCTTTCTCGGCGGCGCGCGCCTTTCCGGTTTCGAGCCGCCGATTGGTGGGCTGGCGGGTGCGCTGGTCACCCTGTGGTTCACCTTCGTGCCGTGCTTCTTGTGGATTTTCGTCGGCGCGCCTTTTGTCGAAACCGTGCGTAATATCCGCTGGCTTGCCGGCTCGCTTGGTGCGGTCACCGCTGCGGTCGTCGGCATCATCGCCAATCTGGCAGTGTGGTTTTCGCTGCATGTGCTGTTCGGCCATGTCGGCGAATGGAAGGTTGGACCGTTCACGCTGCCGGTGCCGGATTTTTCGTCACTGGATATAGCTGCAGGCGTCATCGCAATTGCCGCAGGCGTCGCGCTGATCAGATGGCATGCCAACATGATCGCTGTGCTGGTTGCGGCGGCACTGGCCGGGATGGTGTGGACGCTTGTGTAG
- a CDS encoding ribose-phosphate pyrophosphokinase, with translation MKLFAGNSNRVLAEAVARYLNVPIGKASVRRFADQEIFVEIQENVRGEDVFILQSTSFPTNDHLMELLIMIDAFMRSSARRITAVIPYFGYARQDRRASGRTPISAKLVANMIARAGANRVLTLDLHAGQIQGFFDIPTDNLFAVPVMARDVKAKYKQLNNVMVVSPDVGGVVRARALAKRIDAQLAIVDKRRERPGESEVMNVIGDVRGKDCLLIDDIVDSGGTLCNAADALLANGATSVTAYITHGVLSGGAAARIAGSKLQELVITDSIQPTSTIDAAQNIRVVSIGDLIGEAISRTATEESVSSLFD, from the coding sequence ATGAAACTCTTCGCAGGCAATTCCAATCGGGTCCTGGCTGAGGCGGTCGCCCGCTATTTGAACGTGCCGATCGGCAAGGCGAGCGTTCGGCGCTTCGCCGACCAGGAAATCTTCGTCGAAATCCAGGAGAATGTGCGCGGCGAGGATGTGTTCATCCTGCAGTCGACCTCCTTCCCCACCAACGATCATCTGATGGAACTTCTCATCATGATCGACGCGTTCATGCGTTCCTCGGCGCGGCGCATCACGGCGGTCATTCCCTATTTCGGCTACGCAAGACAGGATCGCCGCGCATCGGGCCGTACGCCGATCTCGGCCAAGCTCGTCGCCAACATGATCGCGCGCGCCGGCGCCAACCGCGTCCTGACGCTCGATCTTCATGCCGGCCAGATCCAGGGCTTCTTCGACATCCCCACCGACAACCTCTTCGCCGTGCCGGTCATGGCGCGCGACGTGAAGGCCAAATACAAGCAGCTCAACAACGTCATGGTCGTATCGCCGGACGTCGGCGGCGTGGTCCGCGCCCGCGCGCTGGCCAAGCGCATCGATGCCCAGCTCGCCATCGTCGACAAGCGCCGCGAGCGCCCGGGCGAATCCGAAGTCATGAACGTCATCGGCGACGTGCGCGGCAAGGACTGCCTGCTGATCGACGACATCGTCGATTCGGGCGGCACGCTCTGCAACGCGGCCGACGCGTTGCTAGCCAATGGCGCGACCAGCGTCACCGCCTACATCACCCACGGTGTGCTCTCGGGTGGTGCTGCTGCCCGCATTGCCGGCTCGAAGCTCCAGGAACTGGTCATCACCGATTCGATCCAGCCGACCTCGACCATCGATGCCGCGCAGAACATCCGCGTCGTCTCGATCGGCGATCTCATCGGCGAAGCAATTTCGCGCACGGCAACGGAAGAATCGGTTTCCAGCCTGTTCGATTGA
- a CDS encoding Xaa-Pro peptidase family protein: protein MALHFERSEFDARRDRLVIEMAEKKLDAILMFAQESMYWLTGYDTFGFCFFQCLVMKADGSMVLLTRSADLRQARHTSTIENIVLWTDRDGANPTLDLRNLLNDLDLLGARIGIEYDTHGLTAYNGRRLDEQLQTFGQIVDASGIISRLRLFKSPAEIKKAEKAANLADDALDAGLKLIKQGADEGAILAAMQGAIFEGGGDYPANEFIIGSGSDALLCRYKAGRRKLNKNDQLTLEWAGVFHHYHAAMMRTVLTGKVSKRHQELFDASRDALIAVEKAMTPGNTFGDVFDAHAKVMEAHGLTKHRLNACGYSLGARFTPSWMDMPMFYQGNPEPIAPNMTLFAHMIIMDSETETAMTLGRTYLTTDSQPKPLSRHDLDLIVK, encoded by the coding sequence ATGGCGCTGCATTTCGAACGCTCCGAGTTTGACGCCCGCCGCGACCGGCTGGTCATCGAGATGGCGGAGAAGAAGCTCGACGCGATCCTGATGTTCGCGCAGGAAAGCATGTACTGGCTGACCGGTTACGACACCTTCGGCTTCTGCTTCTTCCAGTGCCTCGTCATGAAGGCCGACGGCTCGATGGTTCTGCTGACGCGCTCGGCCGATCTGCGCCAGGCCAGGCACACCTCGACCATCGAGAACATCGTCTTGTGGACGGACCGCGATGGCGCGAACCCGACGCTCGACCTTCGCAACCTGCTGAACGACCTGGACCTTCTCGGTGCCCGCATCGGCATCGAATATGACACGCATGGCCTTACCGCCTACAATGGCCGCCGGCTGGACGAACAGCTCCAGACCTTCGGCCAGATCGTCGACGCCTCGGGCATCATCAGCCGGCTGCGCCTGTTCAAGAGCCCGGCCGAAATCAAGAAGGCCGAAAAGGCCGCCAATCTCGCCGACGACGCGCTCGATGCCGGCTTGAAGCTCATCAAGCAGGGTGCGGACGAAGGTGCGATCCTTGCCGCCATGCAGGGCGCGATCTTCGAAGGCGGCGGCGATTATCCCGCCAACGAATTCATCATCGGCTCGGGCTCCGACGCGCTGCTCTGCCGCTACAAGGCCGGCCGCCGCAAGCTCAACAAGAACGACCAGCTGACGCTGGAATGGGCCGGCGTATTCCACCATTACCACGCTGCCATGATGCGCACCGTTCTAACCGGCAAGGTTTCGAAGCGCCATCAGGAACTGTTCGACGCGTCCCGCGACGCGCTCATCGCCGTGGAAAAGGCGATGACGCCCGGCAACACTTTCGGCGATGTCTTCGACGCCCACGCCAAGGTCATGGAAGCGCATGGCCTGACCAAGCACCGGCTCAACGCCTGCGGCTATTCGCTCGGCGCGCGCTTCACGCCGTCCTGGATGGACATGCCGATGTTCTACCAGGGCAATCCCGAACCGATCGCGCCCAACATGACGCTGTTTGCCCATATGATCATCATGGATTCCGAAACCGAAACCGCGATGACGCTCGGCCGTACCTACCTGACGACGGATTCCCAACCGAAGCCGCTTTCGCGCCATGATCTCGACTTGATCGTGAAGTGA
- the pgeF gene encoding peptidoglycan editing factor PgeF, which yields MSDQIMLNPIRSALLGEAETKGIRHGYFTRVGGVSNGIYEGLNIGSGSNDDQSLVRENRRRVAAWMGVDVDSLLSAHQIHSPDVIVAREPFSGARPKADAIVTDRPGIAIGATTADCGPVLFADSEAKVIGAAHAGWKGAFTGVLENTITAMEGLGAKRERIVAVLGPSIGPDNYEVGPEFVARFVEVDGENARYFAPSKTPGHAMFDLNLYTVDRLLKAGVNAESLDRCTYAEEDLFYSYRRSTHRKEADYGRQISAIILEDI from the coding sequence ATGTCAGATCAAATCATGCTGAACCCGATCCGTTCCGCCCTGCTCGGCGAAGCTGAAACCAAAGGCATCAGGCACGGTTACTTCACCCGTGTCGGCGGTGTCTCCAACGGCATCTATGAAGGCCTCAACATCGGCTCGGGCTCCAATGACGACCAGTCGCTCGTGCGCGAGAATCGCCGCCGCGTAGCCGCATGGATGGGCGTCGACGTCGATTCGCTGTTGAGCGCTCATCAGATCCATTCACCCGATGTGATCGTGGCGCGCGAGCCGTTTTCCGGCGCGCGGCCGAAAGCTGACGCAATCGTTACCGACCGTCCAGGCATCGCCATCGGCGCGACCACCGCCGATTGCGGGCCGGTGCTGTTTGCCGATTCAGAGGCGAAGGTGATCGGTGCAGCCCATGCCGGCTGGAAAGGCGCTTTCACCGGAGTGCTCGAAAACACCATCACCGCCATGGAAGGTCTGGGCGCCAAGCGCGAGCGTATCGTCGCCGTGCTAGGCCCCTCGATCGGCCCGGACAACTACGAGGTTGGCCCCGAATTCGTCGCGCGCTTCGTGGAAGTCGACGGCGAAAATGCGCGTTACTTCGCACCGTCGAAAACGCCCGGCCACGCCATGTTCGACCTCAATCTCTACACGGTCGATCGCTTGCTAAAGGCAGGGGTCAACGCCGAAAGCCTCGACCGCTGCACCTATGCCGAGGAAGACCTGTTCTATTCCTATCGCCGCTCCACCCACCGCAAGGAAGCGGATTACGGCCGGCAGATATCGGCAATCATTCTGGAGGACATCTGA
- a CDS encoding class I SAM-dependent methyltransferase: MTALKQRIKRLIAANGPISVADYMALCLFDPEDGYYTNREPFGVAGDFTTAPEISQMFGELVAVWLHTAWQATGRPLPVTIAEIGPGRGTLMKDILRTLLKLDPSLVAQASFAMIETSPRLVEIQKKTLTGTQARIDWHQSIETLPAKPLIIVGNELFDAIPIRQFVHAGGKWRERMVGLNEAGELHFLAGAASLDTSLLPGNATTASDGAISELAPARTALMDAIADRIATLGGAGLFIDYGHLEPGIGDTLQALRKHQYEDVLASPGHADITSHVDFSALAATARGKRLDAHLMTQGHFLLEMGLLERAGHLGAAMDAAGQEKIRGQVERLAGPSAMGDLFKVLAILPSGTAVSPFSDAD, from the coding sequence ATGACTGCGCTCAAGCAGCGCATCAAAAGGCTGATCGCCGCCAACGGGCCGATTTCGGTTGCCGATTACATGGCGCTTTGCCTGTTCGATCCCGAAGACGGCTATTACACCAACCGCGAGCCCTTTGGCGTCGCTGGCGATTTCACGACCGCGCCTGAAATCAGCCAGATGTTCGGCGAACTCGTCGCCGTCTGGCTGCATACGGCATGGCAGGCAACCGGGCGGCCCCTACCCGTCACGATCGCCGAGATCGGGCCGGGGCGGGGCACCCTGATGAAGGACATATTGCGCACGCTGTTGAAGCTCGACCCTTCACTCGTTGCGCAAGCCTCCTTCGCCATGATCGAAACCAGCCCCCGGCTGGTTGAGATACAAAAGAAAACGTTGACCGGGACGCAGGCCCGCATCGACTGGCATCAGTCCATCGAGACCCTGCCGGCCAAACCGCTCATCATCGTCGGCAACGAGCTTTTCGACGCTATCCCGATACGGCAGTTCGTGCACGCCGGCGGAAAGTGGCGGGAGCGCATGGTCGGTCTGAACGAAGCCGGCGAGCTTCATTTCCTCGCCGGCGCAGCTTCGCTAGACACATCCCTGTTGCCGGGCAATGCCACCACCGCTTCGGACGGCGCCATCTCCGAGCTTGCACCGGCCCGAACCGCGCTGATGGATGCAATCGCCGACCGGATAGCGACCCTTGGCGGCGCCGGCCTGTTCATCGACTACGGCCATCTCGAGCCCGGCATTGGCGACACGCTGCAGGCGCTGCGAAAACATCAATACGAAGACGTTCTCGCAAGCCCCGGCCATGCCGACATCACCTCCCATGTCGATTTCTCAGCACTTGCCGCAACCGCGCGGGGAAAGCGGCTCGACGCCCATCTCATGACCCAGGGTCACTTCCTCCTAGAGATGGGCTTGCTGGAACGTGCTGGCCATTTGGGGGCAGCTATGGACGCCGCCGGCCAGGAAAAAATCCGGGGGCAAGTCGAGCGTCTCGCAGGTCCTTCCGCCATGGGCGACCTGTTCAAAGTGCTGGCGATTTTGCCTTCGGGAACAGCCGTTTCGCCCTTTTCCGATGCGGATTGA
- the lgt gene encoding prolipoprotein diacylglyceryl transferase: MSDYLALPLAALPFPNIDPVIVQIGPLAIHWYGVAYIVGILFAWWYGKRLVTTPSLWNNGNLPMKPEDLDDFLVWAAVGVVLGGRVGYILFYDLARYIQNPLDIFKVWQGGMSFHGGFTGTTLAMILFARKRGIPVWTMFDVVAAGVPVALGLVRVTNFINSELWGRLTNVPWAFEFPTGGPFTRHPSQLYEAGLEGLVLFCVLRILTHTLFKLKRPGFVAGAFVAGYGLSRIFVEFFREPDAQLGYLFGGWLTMGMVLSVPMVLLGVWAMVTAKPTPEPKAA; this comes from the coding sequence TTGAGCGACTATCTTGCCTTGCCTCTGGCTGCCCTGCCCTTCCCCAACATCGATCCGGTCATCGTCCAGATCGGGCCGCTGGCGATCCACTGGTATGGCGTTGCCTATATCGTCGGCATCCTGTTTGCGTGGTGGTACGGCAAGCGGCTGGTGACCACGCCGAGCCTCTGGAACAACGGCAATCTGCCGATGAAGCCGGAAGACCTTGACGATTTCCTCGTCTGGGCGGCAGTCGGCGTCGTGCTGGGCGGCCGTGTCGGCTACATCCTGTTTTACGATCTGGCGCGCTATATCCAGAACCCGCTCGACATCTTCAAGGTCTGGCAGGGCGGCATGTCGTTCCACGGCGGTTTCACCGGCACGACGCTGGCGATGATCCTGTTTGCCCGCAAGCGCGGCATTCCAGTCTGGACCATGTTCGACGTGGTCGCCGCCGGCGTACCTGTCGCGCTCGGGCTGGTGCGCGTCACCAACTTCATCAATTCCGAACTGTGGGGCAGACTGACCAACGTCCCCTGGGCGTTCGAGTTTCCCACAGGCGGCCCGTTCACGCGCCATCCGAGCCAGCTCTATGAGGCGGGACTTGAAGGTCTCGTCCTGTTCTGCGTGCTGCGCATCCTCACCCATACGCTTTTCAAACTGAAGAGGCCGGGCTTCGTCGCCGGCGCCTTCGTCGCCGGCTATGGGCTGTCGCGCATCTTCGTCGAATTCTTCCGCGAGCCGGACGCGCAGCTCGGCTACCTCTTCGGCGGCTGGTTGACGATGGGCATGGTTCTGTCCGTGCCGATGGTCCTGCTCGGTGTCTGGGCCATGGTCACGGCCAAGCCCACGCCTGAGCCGAAGGCCGCATGA
- a CDS encoding type II toxin-antitoxin system ParD family antitoxin gives MAISADLGGPLEEFVNKLVTSGRYNSKSEVLREGVRLIQERETKLAALDAAIARGIADAEAGRVIPIDEAFERLEAKYKAQITDRKA, from the coding sequence ATGGCCATAAGCGCAGATCTCGGCGGACCGCTCGAGGAATTCGTCAACAAGCTGGTGACCAGCGGCCGCTACAATTCGAAGAGCGAAGTGCTGCGTGAGGGCGTGCGCCTCATTCAGGAGCGCGAGACGAAACTCGCCGCACTCGATGCAGCCATCGCCCGCGGGATAGCTGATGCGGAGGCCGGGCGAGTGATCCCGATCGATGAGGCATTTGAGCGGCTAGAAGCGAAATACAAGGCGCAGATAACCGACCGTAAAGCGTGA
- a CDS encoding accessory factor UbiK family protein — protein sequence MSTGPNRILDEFAKLVTDAAGAAQGVRREVETAFKGQAERILNSMDVVQREEFEALREMTLKLRAENEKLTGRVAELEAKLAKTPGQSQAAAEEAPAKRSTKAAPKK from the coding sequence ATGTCGACCGGACCGAACCGCATTCTCGACGAATTCGCCAAGCTGGTGACGGACGCTGCAGGTGCTGCGCAAGGCGTGCGCCGCGAGGTCGAGACCGCCTTCAAGGGACAGGCCGAGCGCATCCTCAATTCCATGGATGTGGTGCAGCGCGAGGAGTTCGAGGCACTGCGCGAAATGACGCTGAAGCTTCGCGCCGAGAACGAAAAGCTCACCGGGCGAGTCGCTGAGCTCGAAGCCAAATTGGCCAAGACGCCGGGTCAAAGCCAGGCAGCAGCCGAAGAAGCGCCGGCAAAACGGTCCACGAAGGCCGCTCCCAAAAAATAA
- a CDS encoding YbjN domain-containing protein yields MELVELEYAREIHPVDVIEQVAHNNEWSFERTGDDEIAISVVGTWTDYHISFSWMEDFEALHLACAFDIKVPETRTLEIMRLLSLINEQMLFGHFDLWEQEGAIMFRQSLLLAGGVEPTSQQVEILLSSALEACECYFQAFQFVVWSGTSAKDALAGVLFETFGNA; encoded by the coding sequence ATGGAACTTGTCGAGCTGGAATACGCACGTGAAATCCACCCGGTGGATGTCATCGAGCAGGTCGCGCACAACAATGAATGGTCGTTCGAACGCACGGGCGATGACGAGATCGCCATCTCCGTCGTCGGCACCTGGACGGACTACCATATCTCATTCTCCTGGATGGAGGACTTCGAGGCGCTGCATCTGGCCTGCGCCTTCGACATCAAGGTGCCGGAGACGCGCACGCTCGAAATCATGCGGCTTCTGTCGCTGATCAACGAGCAGATGCTTTTCGGCCATTTCGATCTCTGGGAGCAGGAAGGCGCGATCATGTTCCGCCAGTCCTTGCTGCTTGCCGGTGGGGTCGAGCCGACCAGCCAGCAGGTCGAGATTCTCCTCTCCTCGGCGCTGGAAGCTTGCGAATGCTATTTCCAGGCGTTCCAGTTCGTTGTCTGGTCGGGCACCTCCGCCAAGGACGCGCTGGCCGGCGTGCTCTTCGAGACATTTGGCAACGCATAA
- a CDS encoding tRNA-binding protein has protein sequence MTADTTRKPEITFADFDRVDIRAGTIVEVEPYPEARKPAFKLKIDFGPEIGIKKSSAQITKYYSIDTLVGRQVFAVVNFPPRQIGKFMSEVLTLGFPDEEGDVVLGAIERRVPDGGRLF, from the coding sequence ATGACCGCAGACACAACAAGAAAACCGGAGATCACCTTCGCCGATTTCGATCGCGTCGACATCCGCGCCGGCACGATCGTCGAGGTCGAACCATATCCGGAAGCGCGCAAGCCTGCCTTCAAGCTGAAGATCGATTTCGGGCCGGAAATCGGCATCAAGAAATCGTCAGCGCAGATCACCAAATACTATTCCATCGACACGCTCGTCGGCCGGCAGGTTTTTGCCGTGGTCAATTTCCCGCCGCGCCAGATCGGCAAGTTCATGTCGGAAGTTCTGACGCTTGGCTTTCCCGACGAAGAAGGCGACGTCGTGCTCGGCGCCATCGAGCGGCGTGTGCCGGATGGCGGGCGGCTGTTCTAG